From Fusarium oxysporum f. sp. lycopersici 4287 chromosome 10, whole genome shotgun sequence, the proteins below share one genomic window:
- a CDS encoding hypothetical protein (At least one base has a quality score < 10): protein MRSFLSIAFLTSSLFHVDATPTPRDGKGSSFNLKPFTINLSHGVPHMIDLAKRTNLPTNGDYLAPDAGIPLQTLVSLRNELIDNFDWEAEQRKLNKFHHFTADIENQTIHFIHQKSHNPKAIPLVLNHGWPGSFLEFIPLIEKLKDDFHVIIPSLPGFAFSSAPPPTWTIHDTARVFNTLMTKVLGYPKFAAYGTDWGSGVTYSLYANFNTSVRLAHLSFLPFTPLDRTQLAAEDIKLSPLEEFEAKLSEEWATTGNAYFMEQLTKPNTIGLALYDNPIGQLSWIGEKLIAWSDPRAGSPSICSGP, encoded by the exons ATGAGGTCCTTCCTTAGCATTGCTTTCCTCACGTCGTCATTATTCCATGTCGACGCAACCCCTACGCCTCGCGACGGCAAAGGTAGCAGCTTCAATCTGAAGCCGTTCACCATTAACCTTTCTCATGGAGTCCCTCATATGATTGACCTAGCCAAGAGAACGAATCTACCAACAAATGGCGACTATCTCGCTCCAGATGCCGGTATTCCCTTGCAAACCTTGGTATCCTTGAGGAACGAGTTGATCGACAATTTTGACTGGGAAGCTGAGCAGCGAAAGCTAAATAA GTTCCACCATTTCACTGCTGACATCGAGAACCAAACCATCCACTTCATCCACCAAAAGTCCCATAACCCCAAAGCTATCCCCTTGGTTCTTAACCACGGATGGCCCGGCTCGTTTCTAGAATTCATCCCATTgatcgagaagctcaaggatgaCTTTCATGTCATCATACCATCTCTTCCAGGCTTTGCATTCTCATCGGCACCGCCGCCGACCTGGACTATTCACGATACGGCGAGGGTCTTTAATACCCTTATGACCAAAGTCTTGGGATACCCTAAGTTCGCGGCGTACGGAACGGACTGGGGATCCGGTGTTACATACAGTCTTTATGCAAATTTCAACACTTCTGTGCGGCTGGCTCATTTGTCATTTCTTCCGTTTACCCCCTTGGACAGAACCCAGCTCGCCGCCGAGGATATCAAATTGTCACCTCTTGAGGAATTCGAAGCTAAACTCTCTGAAGAGTGGGCTACAACTGGCAATGCTTATTTCATGGAGCAATTAACAAAG CCAAACACTATCGGCCTCGCCCTCTACGATAATCCAATTGGGCAATTATCCTGGATTGGAGAGAAGCTTATTGCCT GGTCTGATCCACGAGCCGGAAGCCCTTCCATCTGTTCTGGACCATAA